In Aggregatibacter sp. 2125159857, one DNA window encodes the following:
- the corC gene encoding CNNM family magnesium/cobalt transport protein CorC (CorC(YbeX) belongs to the Cyclin M Mg2+ Exporter (CNNM) family, and was characterized as belonging to a set of three proteins, at least one of which must be present for CorA to function.), with product MNEEHSTNQPEASKQSFFQSLFGRFFQGELKNREDLVEVIRDSEQNDLIDQDTREMIEGVMEIAELRVRDIMIPRSQIVFIEAEQDLDSCLDVIIASAHSRFPVIKDADDRDNIVGILHAKDLLKYLRASAEEFNLLDVIRPTMIVPESKRVDRMLKDFRSERFHMAIVVNEFGGVSGLVTIEDVLEQIVGDIEDEFDEEDVADIRQLSRHTYAVRALTDIDDFNQQFNTQFVDEEVDTIGGLIMQAFGYLPKRGEEITLENLHFKVTSADSRRIIQLRVTVPDENLPEKEKTEEIIE from the coding sequence ATGAACGAAGAACACTCGACCAATCAACCCGAAGCCAGTAAACAATCCTTTTTCCAATCTCTTTTCGGGCGCTTTTTCCAAGGCGAACTGAAAAATCGTGAAGACTTAGTGGAAGTCATTCGTGATTCCGAACAAAACGATTTAATCGATCAAGATACTCGTGAAATGATTGAGGGCGTGATGGAAATCGCCGAATTGCGCGTGCGTGATATCATGATCCCGCGTTCTCAAATTGTCTTTATTGAAGCGGAGCAGGATCTAGATTCCTGTTTGGATGTCATTATTGCATCAGCGCATTCCCGTTTTCCGGTAATTAAAGACGCAGATGATCGCGACAATATTGTCGGCATTTTACACGCCAAAGATTTGTTGAAATATTTGCGTGCCAGTGCAGAAGAATTTAATTTGCTTGATGTTATTCGCCCGACAATGATTGTGCCGGAAAGTAAACGTGTGGACAGAATGCTAAAAGATTTCCGCTCCGAACGTTTCCACATGGCCATTGTCGTGAATGAATTTGGTGGCGTCTCAGGTTTGGTTACCATTGAAGACGTATTAGAGCAAATTGTTGGAGACATTGAAGACGAATTTGATGAAGAAGATGTGGCAGATATTCGTCAGCTTTCCCGCCACACTTATGCCGTGCGCGCATTGACGGATATTGATGATTTTAATCAGCAATTTAACACGCAATTTGTTGACGAAGAAGTGGATACTATCGGTGGATTGATTATGCAGGCCTTTGGTTATTTACCGAAACGTGGCGAAGAAATTACGTTGGAAAATCTCCACTTTAAAGTGACGTCTGCCGACAGCCGACGTATTATCCAGTTGCGTGTTACCGTGCCGGATGAAAACCTGCCGGAGAAGGAAAAAACAGAAGAGATTATCGAATAG